The following proteins are encoded in a genomic region of Bubalus kerabau isolate K-KA32 ecotype Philippines breed swamp buffalo chromosome 15, PCC_UOA_SB_1v2, whole genome shotgun sequence:
- the LOC129627887 gene encoding olfactory receptor 5T1-like, with translation MKTEMSGSPSDLDLYRTQMKNSTEVTMFILMGFTDDSEVQIFLFLLFLAIYLFTMIGNLGLVFLVIMDSRLHNPMYCFLTALSFLDACYSSVITPKMLINFLSENKTISFLGCATQMFLFLTCGTTECFILATMAYDRYVAIYNPLLYLVTMSPRVYVPLIISCYVVGVLHATLHTVATFTLSFCASNEIRHVFCDIPPLLAISSSDTRMNQLLVFYFAGSIEISTILIVLISYGFILLAILRMRSAEGRRKVFSTCGSHLSGVSIFHGTVLFMYVRPSSSYALGHDMIVSVFYTIIIPMLNPIIYSLRNKDVKEAMKKVFGKNWFINKVYFSH, from the coding sequence ATGAAGACTGAGATGTCAGGGTCACCATCAGACTTAGATTTATACAGGACTCAGATGAAAAACAGCACTGAGGTCACCATGTTTATACTGATGGGCTTTACAGATGATTCTGAGGTGCAAATCTTTCTATTTTTACTCTTTCTAGCAATCTATCTTTTTACAATGATAGGAAATTTGGGGTTGGTTTTCTTGGTCATTATGGATTCCCGGCTCcacaaccccatgtactgttTTCTGACAGCATTATCATTCTTGGATGCCTGCTATTCTTCTGTTATCACCCCCAAAATGCTGATCAATTTCCTATCAGAGAATAAAACCATTTCCTTTCTTGGATGTGCCACACAgatgtttctctttcttacttgTGGGACCACAGAATGCTTCATCTTGGCCACAATGGCCTATGATCGCTATGTAGCCATCTACAATCCTCTCCTGTATTTAGTTACAATGTCACCCAGAGTCTATGTGCCACTTATAATTTCCTGCTATGTTGTTGGTGTCTTGCATGCTACTTTACACACAGTGGCTACTTTCACCCTCTCCTTCTGTGCATCCAATGAAATCAGACATGTGTTCTGTGACATCCCTCCCCTTCTCGCTATTTCTTCCTCTGACACTCGCATGAACCAGCTTCTAGTTTTCTATTTTGCAGGCTCTATTGAGATATCCACCATATTAATTGTTCTGATCTCCTATGGTTTCATCCTGTTGGCCATTCTGAGGATGCGTTCTGCTGAAGGGAGAAGGAAAGTCTTTTCTACATGTGGCTCTCACCTAAGTGGAGTGTCCATTTTTCATGGTACGGTTCTCTTTATGTACGTGAGACCCAGTTCCAGCTATGCCTTGGGTCATGATATGATTGTGTCTGTATTTTACACCATCATAATTCCCATGCTGAATCCCATCATCTATAGTTTGAGGAACAAAGATGTCAAAGAGGCGATGAAGAAAGTGTTTGGGAAAAATTGGTTTATCAACAAAGTATATTTTTCACACTAA
- the LOC129628447 gene encoding olfactory receptor 10AG1-like encodes MEPQKYLVNVTLTSTMGFVLLGFSDIPNLQMFLFVMFLFTYVITLMGNGIIILITGTDQTLQTPMYFFLGNFSFLEICYVSATLPRMLINLWTQKRHISLFACATQMSFVLIFGNIECLLLTVMAYDRYVAICSPLHYPLVMNHKVCVQLVSACWVTGIPIEIGQASQIFSLSFCRSHQINHYFCDIPPVLKLACGDTFLNEMLVFTVAVLFVMVPFLLILGSYGRITSTILKLPSATGRAKAFSTCSSHVMVVTLFFGSAIVTYLRPKSKNSSRTDKFLSLFYTVITLMFNPLIYTLRNKDVLTALRKLIP; translated from the coding sequence ATGGAACCTCAAAAATATCTAGTGAATGTGACTCTCACTTCAACGATGGGATTTGTTCTTTTGGGATTTTCTGACATTCCCAATCTCCAAATGTTTCTTTTTGTGATGTTTCTGTTTACCTATGTGATAACTCTGATGGGAAATGGCATCATTATTCTCATAACCGGGACAGACCAAACTCTCCAGacccccatgtactttttccttgGTAATTTTTCCTTCTTGGAAATCTGTTATGTGTCTGCCACTCTTCCTAGAATGCTCATAAACCTCTGGACTCAGAAAAGAcatatttctttgtttgcttgtgcAACACAGATGAGTTTTGTTCTTATATTTGGAAACATAGAGTGCCTGCTTCTCacagtgatggcctatgaccgctacgtGGCCATTTGTAGCCCCCTGCACTATCCTCTGGTCATGAACCACAAGGTCTGTGTCCAGCTGGTGTCTGCCTGCTGGGTCACTGGCATTCCGATTGAGATAGGGCAGGCAAGCCAGATTTTCTCTCTGTCCTTTTGTAGGTCCCACCAAATCAATCACTACTTCTGTGACATCCCCCCGGTACTGAAGCTGGCCTGTGGGGACACGTTTCTGAACGAGATGCTGGTCTTTACAGTTGCTGTGCTGTTTGTCATGGTCCCTTTTCTGCTGATACTTGGCTCCTACGGTAGAATCACCTCCACCATCCTGAAGTTGCCATCGGCAACGGGAAGAGCAAAGGCTTTCTCCACCTGCTCATCTCATGTCATGGTTGTGACTTTATTCTTTGGATCTGCAATCGTTACATATTTACGACCTAAATCCAAAAATTCTTCCAGAACAGACAAATTTCTCTCACTTTTCTATACTGTTATCACCCTGATGTTTAACCCCCTGATATACACTCTGAGAAATAAGGATGTCTTGACAGCGTTAAGAAAACTTATACCTTAA
- the LOC129628448 gene encoding olfactory receptor 10AG1-like, producing the protein MQSRNVNLKREDHLKITETNLTIMMEFVLLGFTDIPQFQWFLFGIFLVIYLIILLGNGVIILITRVDATLQTPMYFFLGNFSFLEICYVSITLPRMLMDLWTQKGTISFFTCATQMCFFLILGTTECFLLAVMAYDRCVAVCDPLHYPLVMCPEVRIRLVVASWISAVPVQIGQTCQIFSLPFCGSNTINHFFCDIPPLLKLACGDIFVNEMVVYIFGILFVTVPFLLILGFYIRIISTILKLPANTGRTKAFSTCSSHITIVLLFYGSGTVTYLKPKSNQHEGIDKLISLFYAILTPMFNPIIYSLRNKDVRKAMRRFLP; encoded by the coding sequence atgcagtcaagaaatgtaaatttaaagAGAGAAGATCATTTGAAAATTACAGAAACAAATCTCACTATCATGATGGAATTTGTCCTCTTGGGCTTCACTGATATTCCCCAATTTCAATGGTTTCTTTTTGGGATATTCTTAGTTATCTACCTGATTATCCTGTTGGGGAATGGTGTTATAATTCTAATAACCAGAGTAGATGCCACTCTTCAGACGCCCATGTATTTTTTCCTCGGCAATTTTTCCTTCCTAGAAATCTGTTATGTATCCATCACTCTTCCCAGGATGCTCATGGACCTTTGGACCCAAAAAggaaccatttctttttttacttgtGCTACACAAATGTGCTTCTTCCTTATCCTTGGAACCACTGAGTGCTTCCTCCTGgccgtgatggcctatgaccgctgtGTGGCCGTCTGTGACCCTCTGCACTATCCCCTGGTCATGTGCCCTGAGGTCCGCATCAGGCTGGTGGTTGCCTCCTGGATCAGTGCTGTTCCGGTCCAGATAGGCCAAACATGCCagattttctctctgcctttctgtGGCTCCAACACAATCAATCATTTCTTCTGCGACATTCCACCATTATTAAAACTGGCCTGTGGAGACATCTTTGTGAATGAGATGGTGGTCTATATATTTGGTATATTGTTTGTCACTGTTCCCTTTTTGCTGATACTTGGATTCTACATCAGAATTATCTCCACCATCCTGAAGTTGCCAGCAAACACAGGACGGACCAAAGCTTTCTCAACTTGCTCTTCTCACATCACCATTGTACTTTTATTCTACGGATCAGGCACTGTCACCTACTTAAAGCCTAAATCGAACCAGCATGAAGGAATAGACAAACTGATATCTCTTTTCTATGCCATTTTGACTCCAATGTTCAATCCTATCATATATAGTCTGCGGAACAAAGACGTTAGAAAGGCAATGAGAAGATTTCTTCCCTAA